The Paenibacillus pabuli DNA segment TGCCCCACTTGGCAAGAACAAGAGCTGCAATAGACGCCACACATGCATAAAAGACAATACGCTGCTTGGCTGGATTACCCAGGAACCAGACAATAACCAGAAGGGCAATCATAACCCACACTGCATATTCTGCTGAAGTAATCATAAACCAGTCCAGAAGCGGAACACGGTCCGCAAACTGGTTGATCCAGTTAAAAACAGATTGATTCATAACTGCGTTGATACCTCCATGACCTAATACGTGATTCGTTTTTACACCGCTTTTACACTATAATACTCACCAACTATTTGTCAAACAAAGTGCCGACTGACCGAATATTCGAAATCAAAGAGGACATTCTCCTTACTTTTTGTTAAAATAGTTTGGGTTACATATCAGTTCAACAATAGAAAGGTGAAGATTATGCTTAAAAAATGGTTGTGGGGGACAGCCCTGACCCTGGCACTTGCCGTAACAGGCGTCCTCATATATTACGGATACTCCATTGTACATTTTGCCAATAGCATCTCAACCGCTTCAGGTCTTTCCTCATCGTCCACATCCAATCCACAAGCAGACCTCGGTACGGAGACTACAACAACTCCAATCCCCAAGTGGGAAGGCAAGGAACGCGTAAACATCCTACTTCTCGGGGGTGATTCCCGAGGTGATGATGCTGGACGCTCGGATTCCGTCATGGTGGCTTCAATTGACCCTGTGTCCAAACGGGCGCATCTCTTCTCTGTCCTGCGAGATACATATGTGGATATACCCGGACATGGCAAAAGCCGACTTAACGCAGCTTTTTCCTACGGGGGCGCTGAATTAACCAAACAAACGGTAAGCAATCTGCTCGGTATTCCGATTCAGCATTACGTATACACGGACTTCATCGGCTTCATGGCCCTTGTCGATGCTGTAGGCGGCATTGATATTGATGTGGAAAAAGACATGTATTATACCAGCAAAGCCGATAAACATATGTACGATATTGATCTCAAAAAAGGACTTCAGCACATGGACGGCAAAACGGCCCTCCAATATGTTCGTTTCCGGCATGATGCCACCTCAGATTTCACACGCACCGAACGGCAGCGCATCTTCATGACCGAACTTGCCAAGAAGCTGCAAAGCACCACCTCCCTCTTCAAAATTCCGGAGATCCTGGAGGCGGTTGCTCCGTATATTGAGACAGACCTCAGCCCTACACAGATGCTGAAGCTGGCCTCGCTCGGGTTTGATATTAATGTAAATGAAGTGGACAAACAGCAGATCCCGCCTAATAAACTGTTAACCAATGAACTTGCAGGTTCTGCTCAGGTCTTGGGCGTGGGCCAAACCAAACTCCAGGCATTCATTCAAAATCTGTTCGAGGAAGATGCTCAGGCAGAGCAACAATAAACAATAAATAAGAAGAAAAATGGCGGCCTTCTGGCCGCCTCTTTTTTATCCTATTCTCACCATTTAATCTCCTCTTAATGTTGAAATAGTACCCTTTAATGATTATGTGTGTTGGAAGGAGGCGGGCCATCTTGGGTAAACCGCGTATAGAAGAGTGGACGCAGCTGCGCGGGATCGCGTTTCTCGCCATCGTCATGCAGCATAATATCGCAGAATATATCTATCGTTCGGATATTGAACAACCGGATTCCGTTA contains these protein-coding regions:
- a CDS encoding LCP family protein translates to MLKKWLWGTALTLALAVTGVLIYYGYSIVHFANSISTASGLSSSSTSNPQADLGTETTTTPIPKWEGKERVNILLLGGDSRGDDAGRSDSVMVASIDPVSKRAHLFSVLRDTYVDIPGHGKSRLNAAFSYGGAELTKQTVSNLLGIPIQHYVYTDFIGFMALVDAVGGIDIDVEKDMYYTSKADKHMYDIDLKKGLQHMDGKTALQYVRFRHDATSDFTRTERQRIFMTELAKKLQSTTSLFKIPEILEAVAPYIETDLSPTQMLKLASLGFDINVNEVDKQQIPPNKLLTNELAGSAQVLGVGQTKLQAFIQNLFEEDAQAEQQ